CAATAAAGGGGTCAAAACCAGATAAGTCTAATTGGGTGATGCATCAGTATCATCTAGGGaccaatgaagaagaaatggagggcgaatttgttgtttctaaaatttTCTATCAACAACCACCAAAGCATACAGATACGGGAGATATCCAGACTACTCCAAGCACCCCGAATACAAATACGCCAGATCCTCCTCGGCCTGAGAAGCGTGCAAAATTGAACGAGCTTGATAAAGAAAATATAGGATATCCTTCTGTCCACCAGGTACTTTggtgttttagtattttgtaGTAAATTCATACACATTTCTCAATGTTGCATTGATAGGTAAGTACTTGCCAAATTCATACTTGGGAATGAATCCTTGGGATTTGCTTCTTGTAAAACAGGATGTAGAAGTTAGTTCCAAATCACTTCAACTTCCTGCAGAAGTTGTTTGCTTTGGGGTTGAGAGATCAACTGCTGCATGGTGGGCTGGTGAATCTCAAGCTGTGGAGAATCCTGATCCAGATGGCATAGACATTTCATTGTTGTGTCATGAGAACCATGAGATCCTTAATGAGTCGGGAATTAAGAAGGTTTCATGTTTGTCAGACTGGGATCGTAACAGGAATGATAATGGAGATCTAAGTACAGCCTTTGGACTCGCGGATCTGGATAGCTTAGCTCTTGGCACGCCTCCTGAATTTGAGCCTGGTGTAAGCTTCATCTGTCATCGTTTTTCGTTTTACTATATTTGCTAAAAGATCTTCATCCTCATATTTTACATTTTTGTTAGTCTTACACTTAACGTTTGGCCTTGCCATTTGTGTTACCCAGACTTACAAATGGGTTGATGGAGTCTTAGTATAAGCAATCATCACAGTGAAATTGATATTGCTCTGTATGTTATGGCAGGACTGGCAGTTTGGATCGCAGCAAAGCTTTACGAGTTGGTTTGACCGCTTGTAGACAAATGGGGTGGACTATGGAGCCAAAGCTCACTGAGTTTATTATAGGAATGCCGAATCCAATTTTGTTCATCCTCTCCTGTGGTGGATTCTCTTTCCTCTTTATGCCAAATTTGTGTCTTAAGTTGATGTCAATCAGCAACTCGAGTACTAGGAGAGACCCATGTCACGCTATCTCAAAGACGTAAATTACTTGGCCAGCTGCTACGGAAGATTTTAGTAGAACTGCAAGTATTTGGGAAAACCCTGTCTTGCAGACAATGACACATCTGATGACCCTTTCTGCCTGTTTATGATCTTTTTCCAATTCTGTGctatttatggtgtctgtgtctGTAACACTAATGGCTCTTGCCAGATAACTGTAGTTGTTACATTTGGTTGTTTGTATCTCCTAGTCGAGGAACTATTTCCAATTTCCGTGCCTTCTatggtgtgtgtgtgtgtctgtAACTCCAGCCAGATAACTGCAGTTCTAACATTTGGTTGTTGTGTTTGCAGTGAGAACAAAGAAAGCCAATTGAGTCTTGTTATTATTTGGAAACATTAACGTCCATTTTAATCATACACAACTCCAATTTTTGAACTAACAAACCTTGCGATCTTGAATGTATATGAGAGAATAACATCATAAAAGAACAATCTAAAAGCAATAAGTGTAACTTTCATTCCacttaattcttttttttctttattattgatTTAAAGAGGCATAAATTGTACAATCAAGAAGCTACAAGGAGAAGAAAAACTACTATATAACAGTGTATCAGTTAAAAGACAACAAAATTCCCAGAGTGAAAAGCCTAGCGAAATGCCACAGAATTTCATTTTCTGCTGTTCCTTTCACAATTTTGAACATTTTAAGGGTTCATCACAGACCGACAAGAAGGCGGCACAGAATATGTTAAACGTGACTCTCTGTTCCCAACCCAAGCATTCGACAAACAAATATTCTCCAATTTGGTTGAAACCATGAATTAGAAAATACACGGTTTCACCTTCACAGCCCAAAACTAGATAATACATGGTTTCATCTCCAAGCACA
This genomic stretch from Papaver somniferum cultivar HN1 chromosome 5, ASM357369v1, whole genome shotgun sequence harbors:
- the LOC113277686 gene encoding SUPPRESSOR OF GAMMA RESPONSE 1-like, encoding MARSWLIDSKGIASKVKNAPHFSSYQIKDCGASRECPNCLHRIDNSDVAVEWPGFPAGVKFDPTDAELLEHLAAKLSPGNLKPHTFIDEFIPSIESQEGICYTHPKNLPGAKKDGSSVHFFHRTSKAYATGHRKRRRIHGELSSTEEHVRWHKTGKKKPVVHNGIQKGFKKIMVLYKSSIKGSKPDKSNWVMHQYHLGTNEEEMEGEFVVSKIFYQQPPKHTDTGDIQTTPSTPNTNTPDPPRPEKRAKLNELDKENIGYPSVHQDVEVSSKSLQLPAEVVCFGVERSTAAWWAGESQAVENPDPDGIDISLLCHENHEILNESGIKKVSCLSDWDRNRNDNGDLSTAFGLADLDSLALGTPPEFEPGDWQFGSQQSFTSWFDRL